The Kribbella shirazensis genomic interval CGGTCAGGTCCATGCACTTGGACTTCACCAGGCCGGGGATCTGCGGTGTGTCGGGCGGGATGTTCAGGATGTCCGGCAGGTCGCCGCCCGCGATCCGGGTGGCGAACTTGTCCTTGTACTCGTCGTTCGACGCCATGCTGATCTGCAGCTCGGAGCCGAGCCGCTTGTTCAGCTCCTGCCAGAACTGGTTCTTGTCGGCGGCGGGCGGGATGGCACCGGGGATGTTCGTCATGAACGTGATCGGCTTGCCGTCACCAGGAGCCTCGGCAATCGCCTTCACCGGATTCGCCGGGTACTTCAGGAACCCGTCCAGCACCACGTCGGTGCCGGGCAGGTCCGGCGTGATCTCGCCGTACTTCGTGTACGTCGGCAGCTTCACGGCCGCGTTCGCCGCGGCGGTGTTCTTCTTGTCGGACGCGCACCCCGCCAGCAGCGGCGTACCCGTGACCGCGACAGCGGCGGCGGCCAGACCACCGCCGAGGAAAGTTCTTCTGCTGACCGGCATGAGGCCTCACTTCCATCGGAGGGCCACACCATGACATAGTACGTCCTATGTCTTCAAGAGTCGGCGCGCTGGAAATCTCGGCGCCAGTCTTCGATCCGGCGGGAAGCGGCTACCACACGTTCCGGATTCCGTCCGTGCTGGCGCGTGGCGACCTGGTGCTCGCGTTCTGCGAGGGCCGGCTGCACGGGCCCGGTGACGCGGGCGAGATCGAGGTCGTACTGCGGCGCTCGCTCGACGGCGGCCGGACCTGGCTGCCGCTGCAGGTGGTGTCCGCGATGCCGGGCAAGACCTGTGGAAATCCGGTGCCGTTGGTCGACCCCGCGTCGGGTGACCTCGTGCTGGTGACGGTGGAGAACGGCGCGCACGCGGTCGAGATGTCGCTGGCCCGGGGCACCGATCCGGTCTCCGGCCGGCGTGTCTTCGTGCAGCGCTCGTCGGACGACGGTGCGACGTGGACCCCTACTGTGGAGATCACCCAGCAGGTGAAGCCGGGCGACTGGGGCTGGTACGCCACCGGTCCGTGCCACGGCATCACGACCAGCTCCGGGCGTCTCGTCGTACCGGCCAACCACTCGTTCGTGCCGTCCGAGCCCGTGGACGATCTGATCCGGCTGAACGGTGGGCACTGCATCTACAGCGACGACGGCGGGCACACGTGGTCGGTCGGCTTCGTGGACCGCAACGACGGCGCGGAGATCAACGCGAACGAGACCACCGTCGCCGAGCTGCCGGACGGGCGGCTGTACTTCAACGCCCGCAACCACCAGGGCACCGGACCGGCCCGCGTGCACGCGTGGTCGTCCGACGGCGGTCAGACCCTCGACGCGCCGTACGCCGGCATTCCCGAGATCACCGCACCCGGTATCCAGGGCAGTGTGCTCTGCCTGCCGGACGGGCGGTTGCTGTTGTCGACACCGGTGAACCCCACGTCACGCCGGGAACTGACCGTTTTCGTCAGTGCGGATTCCGGCGTGTCGTGGGAGCCGGCCCTGGTCGTGCACGAGGGCATGGCCGGGTACTCCGACCTCGTCCTCCTGCCGGACGGACCTGACTGGAGAGTCGGCATCTTCTACGAGGCCGGTGAGACCTCGTCCTTCGCGACCTTGCGCTTTGCCACATTCGCCCTTTGAGGTTGGGAGACCCCTTGACCGCATCCGCCCATCTGACCGGCGTCGTACCTCCGCTGGTCACACCGCTGACCCCCGAATACGACGTCGACACCGCATCGCTGGCCAGGCTCATCCAGCACCAGCTGTCCGGAGGTGTGGACGGCGTGTTCGTGCTCGGCACCTCCGGTGAGGGCACGTTCCTGACCGACGAGCAGCGACAGGTCGTGCTGGAAACCACTGTCGCCGAGGTGGCAGGACAGGTCCCGGTGCTGGCCGGTGTCATCGACACGTCGACCAACAGGGTCGCCGCACACGTCTCTGCCGCACTGAAGGCCGGCGTGGACGGATTGGTCGCCACAGCTCCGTTCTACGCGGCGACACATCCTGCTGAGATCGAGCGCCACTTCGTGCGGCTGAAGTCGTTCGCGGGCGACACCTCGCTGTACGCGTACGACATCCCCTCACGGGTCGGCACCAAGCTTCCCGCCGCTCTGATGACAGCTCTCGGCGAACAGGGTGTCATCGCCGGCGTCAAGGATTCGTCCGGGCAGGACGCGTCGCTGCGGGAGCTGGTCATCTCCCGCCGCGAGAAGCAGTTGGAGAACTTCGCGATCATGACCGGCTCCGAGGTGACGGTCGACTCCGCGCTGGCCTTCGGTGTCGACGGCGTCGTACCTGGTCTGGGGAACGTGGACCCGGCCGGGTACGTGCGGCTGTTCAAGGCTGCGGTGTCCGGTGACGTGGCCGCGGCGCGGGACGAGCAGGACCGGCTGTTCCGGCTCTTCGAGATCATCAACGCGCCGGACCGGTCGCGAATGGGGGCCAGCTCGGCCGCACTGGGTGCGTTCAAGGCCGGGTTGTTCCTGCTGGGCGTGATCGACTGCCCGCTGACGGCGTACCCCTGTATCCCGTTGAGCGACACGGAGATCGCCGCGATCCGGCCGCTCCTCGACCGCGCCGGACTACACTGAGCGGTCCTAGACAAGGAGGCCGGCAGTGACAACGGGTGGGCTCAGCCGGGCACGCGGTGCGGCAGGGAACCAGTCCTTCATCCGGGATGCGATGAAGTCGTACATCCTGGAGCGCGGGCTGAAGGCGGGTGATCCGCTGCCGAACGAGCAGGAGTTGATGGCACAGCTCGGCGTCGGGCGGCACCCGCTGCGCGAGGCGATGAAGGCGCTGCAGGCGGTCGGCATCATCGAGATCCGGCACGGGTACGGCACGTACGTCGGCGAGGTCAACCTGCAGTCCCTGGAGGACGGCCTCGCCTTCCGGATGTCCCAGTCGATGGCCGGCGACCTCCGGGACGTCCAGAACGTCCTGGAGGTCCGCCAGGCCATCGAGGTCGGCATGGCGGAGGAGGTCGTCGCGTACTTCAACGACCACGGGTACGACGACCTGGAGCCGATCGTCGAGCGGATGGAGGCGAAGGCCTCCGACGGCAAGTACTTCCCCGACGAGGACTGGGCCTTCCACCAGGCACTCTACGAGCCACTCGGCAACGCACTGGTGATCGACCTGCTGTCAGTCTTCTGGCGCACCTTCGCCCAGGTCGACGTCCGGCTCCCCGGCGCCCGCTACTCCCCGGCCGACGCCGCCGCCTGGCACCGAGACCTCCTGAACACCCTCACAACAGGCGACCCCGACGCCTACGCCCACTCCATGAAAAAACACTTCCACGGCATCCACACCCGCCTGGACGGATGAGCCCGACAGCTCGACAGTACGTATACGTCCACTGCTAGCTGGTGGCGTGGCCGCTGAGCGTGGGAGGGAGCGCTGAGGGGCGACACCTCCTGTTGAGCTGCCGCCTGTGGATGAACAACGGCAGCTGACGGAGCATTTGAGGCACCATGCCCGGATGGAATCGGTCGGTCAGATCCTGGAGCGCCGGGGCGGCTGGGCAACCGCCTCCGAGCTCGCGGGACTGGTCTCGCGGCATGCCGTCGCAAAGGCCCTCGCCGGCGGCGACATACAACGGATCGCGCTCGGGGTCTATGCGCTGCCCGGTCTCCCGGCCGACACCGTGGCGGTCCTCGCCTACGACGGTGTTCTCTCGCACGTGAGCGCGGCAGCGGCGTCGGGCCTGCCTTTGCTGGTAGCGCCCGAGAAGCCTCATCTGATCCTGCCGCCGCACCGCCGCCCACGACCTGGTCCACCGGCTGTGCTGCATTGGGCCAACGTCAGTTCGTCAGAGCGCGAGGGCCGAATCACCTCTCTGTCCCGCACCGTCGCCGACTGTTGTCGCATCCTTCCTTTCGCTGAGGCGCTTGCTGTCGCAGATGCCGCCCTCGCCACCCGACACCTGCTTCCGGCGGAGTTGCTGTCCGAGGTCTCGGCGATGCGCGGCGCCGGCTGCCCGAACGCTCGCCGGGTCGCGGCCGCGGCGACGCCGCTGGCCGCCAGCTTCTTGGAGTCGATGCTCCGGGCGCTCCTGATCAGTGCGGGCATCGCCGGCTTCGAACCGCAGGTACTGGTGTCGCACGACGGATTCCATGCCCGCGTGGACCTCGGCCATCGACGTGCCAGGTTGGCGCTGGAGGCCGAGGGCTTCGAGTTCCACGGATCCCGACGGGACTTCGCAGCCGACTGCTACCGGTACGACGAGCTGAACACAGCCGGCTGGTTGGTGCTCCGATTCACCTACGAGCAGATCATCGGCGATCCGGACTGGGTTGTTGCCACCGTCCGCGCGGCCCTGGCTCAGCGCCTCGGCGCGTGATGTCCGGCAGCTCGACAGTACGTATACGTCCACTGCGCCGAACCGCTCGGTCGGCCGAGCGTGGAGGCCGGCCGCCGAGCGGACATGTCCTGTCGAGCTGCAGATGTGCGGCTCAGGCGAACAGGTTCTCGGCGTCGACGATGGTGTAGGCGTAGCCCTGTTCGGCGAGGAAGCGTTGGCGGTGGGCGGCGAACTCGGCGTCGATGGTGTCGCGGGCGACGATCGAGTAGAAGCGGGCCGTGCGGCCGTCGCCCTTGGGGCGGAGGACACGACCCAGGCGCTGCGCCTCCTCCTGGCGGGAGCCGAAGGTGCCGGAGACCTGGATGGCGACCGACGCCTCGGGGAGGTCGATGGAGAAGTTCGCGACCTTGCTGACCACCAGCCGGGTGATCTCGCCCTGGCGGAAGGCCTCGAACAGCCGCTGACGTTCGCGGACCGTGGTCTCGCCCTTGATCACCGGGCATTCCAGTCGCTCGCCGAGTTCGTCCAACTGGTCGATGTACTGACCGATGACGAGCAGCGGTTCACCGGCGTGATGCTCGGCGATCCGCCGGACCAGCTTCGACTTCGCCGGGGTGGACGCGGCCAGGCGGTAGCGGTCCTCCGGCTCGGCGGTCGCGTACACGAACCGCTCGGTCTGCTCGAGGTCCACCCGCACCTCGACGCAGTCCGCCGGCGCGATCCAGCCCTGCGCCTCGATGTCCTTCCACGGCGCGTCGTACCGCTTCGGGCCGATCAGCGAGAACACGTCGCCCTCCCGGCCGTCCTCGCGGACCAGGGTCGCGGTCAGGCCGAGCCGCCGGCGCGTCTGCAGGTCCGCGGTCATCCGGAAGATCGGCGCGGGCAGCAGGTGCACCTCGTCGTACACGATCAGGCCCCAGTCGCGCGCGTCGAACAGCTCCAGGTGCGAGTACACGCCCTTCCGGCGCGTCGTCATCACCTGGTACGTCGCGATCGTGACCGGGCGGATCTCCTTGCGCGCACCGGAGTACTCGCCGATCTCGTCCTCGGTCAGGCTGGTCCGGCGGAGCAGCTCGTCCTTCCACTGCCGCGCGGACACCGTGTTGGTGACCAGGATCAGCGTGGTCGCGGACGCCTGTGCCATCGCGGCCGCGCCGACGATCGTCTTGCCGGCGCCACAGGGCAGTACGACGACACCGGAGCCGCCGTGCCAGAACGAGTCGGTCGCCTGCTCCTGGTACGGGCGCAGGTCCCAGCCGTCCTTCACCAGGTCGATCTGGTGTGCCTCGCCGTCGACGTACCCGGCCAGGTCCTCCGCGGGCCAGCCCAGCTTCAGCAGGGTCTGTTTGAGGTGACCTCGCTCCGACGGGTGCACCAGGACGGTGTCGTCGTCGAGGCGGGCGCCCAGCATGGGCTTCACCTTGTTGCTGCGCAGCACCTCTTCCAGCACCGGGCGGTCGGTCGTCACCAGCACCAGCCCGTGCTGCGGGTGCTTCTCGAGCCGCAGACGCCCGTACCGGTCGAGTGTCTCGGCGATGTCGACCAGCAGCGAGTGGGGGACCGGGTAGCGGCTGTAGCGCAGCAGCACGTCGATCACCTGCTCGGCGTCGTGCCCCGCGGCGCGCGCGTTCCACAGCCCCAGCGGCGTCAGCCGATAGGTGTGCACATGCTCCGGCGCCCGCTCCAGCTCCGCGAACGGCGCAATCGCCTTCCGGCAGTCGTTGGCATCCGCATGCGCGGTCTCCAGCAACAAGGTCTTGTCCGACTGCACAATCAGTGGACCGTCCGTCACCCGCAGCTCCTCTACCTAGCCCCGACCTTCCATTGTGCCTCAGCGATCAATCAACAGCCCGGGCGGCGGAGATGCGGTGGAGGGCGTAGGTGCGGGGGGTTTCGGTGGTGTCGTCGTAGGCGGTGAGCCAGCCGTCGGCTACTCGGGCCGGTTCGACGATGCGTTCGGTGGCGTGGCCGTTGTGGTCGACGTACGAGATCCAGGTGCGGGTGTGGGCCTCGGCGGCGTTGGTGAGGACGGCGATGGTTTCGGCAGGGGCGGCCGGTGCGACGAGGCCGTCGTCGCCGGGGCGTTCGGCGGCGATGCGGTCGCCGGTGCGGACCTTCTCGATCACTGCCTTCACCTGCTCGTCGGTCAGGTCGAACGCGCTCTCGTTGAAGTCCCGGCCGGTACGACGCCGCGGCGCCTCCCCCCGCCGTGGTGCACCCGTGACGTGCAGCGCACCGTCGAACGTCTCCGCCAGCGGCGCCAGCCCGGCGTCCCGCAACCTGCTCAGCACCATGTCCGGCGGTGACGGCGACACCACGACCGTCGGCGCCAGCCGGCGGAAGCGCACACCGGGCAGGTTCGAGTTGAGCAGCTGTGTCAGCACGTCCTCGTCGTCACAGCGCAGGTACGTCGAGGCGGTCCCGAGCCGCAGTACGCCGTGCCGTCGTGCCACGTCGTCGATGAGGTACGCCAGCGGTTGCGGGACCGGAGTACGCGAGTGCTCCGCGAGCCACGCGTGCAACTGCTCCGCAGTACGCCCGAGGTCGAAAGCGCGCCGTACCGAGCTCTCACTGAACCGGTAGACGCCGGCTCCGCCGTCCGACTCCACGTCAGCCATCGCCGACAGCTCGTCCTGCACGGTTCGCACCAACGGACCAGGAGCGACCGCAGTCAGGTCCGCCTGCAACAGCACCTCCGACACCGGCGCCGGCATCAGCGGGCTGATCGCCTCGGCCAACTCCTCCGCAGTCGGCTCAGAACCGAGCAGAGGCTGCGCATGTGCCGCCAGCGCACCCAGACCGGTAAGCCCGAGCAGTGCGGCCTCGGAAACGCTCCACTCGACCAGGTCGTCGCGGAACTGCCCGCCACGACGAGGGCGATGCCACGCCACCCATGTCACCACAGTCTCCGGAGCCGGCGCATTACCCGCACCGGCCTCGGCCAGGGCCTGCAGGGCCAGTACACGGATCTCTGGTGCCAGCAATCGCTCCAGGTCAGGAGACAACGCGTTGATGAGCCGCTCGCGTGCGGTCGCAGTACTACCCGTGCTGTCCCGACGCCCGATCAGCCCGATAGCCCTGAGACCTGTGAACCAGGCGATGACGAGCTGGGCCCACCGGTGCGCCAGGTCCAGCTCCAGCCAGTCGTCGTAGGCACTAGTAGGTAGCCACAGCTCGCTCGTACCGACTTCTACCGCGGCAACGAGCCCAGCGGCGTAGGCCATCTCCAGCACCGCTGCAGCGGTCTGCTCCTCCGCACCGATCCTCCCGGCGAGGCTGCGCAGCTCACGGACGCCGATGCCACCAGTACGCAGTACCGGAGGCGGCTCGGTTCCCAACTGCTCCAGGGCCCGGTCGACCAGCCGCACGAGATCCAGCGCCGCACCAGCCGCGGCCCGGTCGGCGATCGCGGCCGACACCTTCTTCCCGTCCAGCGGCGGCGGCACCGGACGAGTCGACGCCAGCACGCGCCCACCGCGCAGGTGCAGTCCGATCTGCCGCGGCAGCACGACGGTGTTCGCGTCCTTGGGTACGACGAGACCGCGCGCCAGCAACCGCTCCACCGGCGTCCGCGCCGACGCGATCGTCACCGGCCGGTCGGCCTTCTCGACCGATCCGGTCGGTGGACCCCACGTCAACTTGTCGAGCACGGCACGCGCGTCCTGCCCGGCTTCCTCAATCAGCTTGTCGAGATCGCCGAAGTGCCGCGTGGTGATCGGACCCAGCCCGGCCGGTGTCGGTCCGAGCAACTCATGGACCGCGCGGATCGGCCGCAGGTCGTCCTCGGTGCCCCACACCAGAGCGAGGTCCAGTAGCTCGGTCACGCGCGGCCGGACCACCTCCTCCGGTTGGCCGACACCTCGCGCCAACGCCTGCAGATCGACAGGCTCCGGCAGCGCGGACAGTGACTCCAGCAGGTCCACACCGAACTCGTCCAGCCGGTTGATGGCCCGCGCCGCCGACGCGTTGCTGGTCGCCCGGGCTGCGAGCTGACCGGTGTCGGCGGGAATCGGCAACGCCAGGTCGGGACGCCGTCGCAGCAGCTCACCGAGCGCGGCGTCACCCCAGCTCCGCAACGCCTCAGCGAGCGTACGGGGGCGGGTGGGCTCGGTCGTGCTCATCCCTCCAACGGTACGGGATCCGCCCCGAGGTCGGTCAGGATCTGCGCCACGGTCTCGTCCAGTGCGCGGTCCGGGCCGATCACGGTTTGCTTGATGCCGGGCAGTACGTCGTGCTCGCGGTACCAGTCCTGCATGAGGTCGGGGCCGAACTCGTCCCGGTTGTCCCGCGTCCCATGCCGTACGACGGTCTCCGCGAACGGGATGTCGAAGTAGTAGTGCAGCGTCGTCCCGCGGTGGTCGGAGGTGAGACGCCGGAGCATGTCGCCGTACCGGCCGGCGTCCAGGATCCCCTCCAGCACCACGTCGTACCCGTGGTCCAGGGCGTAGCGGACGTTGGTGTCGATCAGGCCGATGTTCACACCGCCGGGGACGTCGCGCTCGCGGAGCAGGATGCGGCGGAGGTAGTCCTGCTCGACCCAGGCCGTGCCGCGGCCGAGGCGTTCGCGCAGTGTGCGGGCAGTGGTCGACTTGCCGGAGCCCGAGTTGCCTCGCAGTACGACGAGGCGGGTGCTCGGACTCCCGGTCACTCGGCTGCTCCAGCGCTGCCGATCCGGCGGAAGCCGACCCGTTCGTAGACCGCTGCCACGGCTGCCGTCTCAGCGGAGAGCAGCACCAGATCCACCTCGTTGTCCAGCGCATGCTGGACGAGCGCCGAGGTCACTGCGGCGCCCAGACCGCGTCGGCGCATGGACGGCAGCGTGCCGACGCCGACGATCTCTGTCGCGGAGTCGACCGGCTGATGCGTTCCAGTGGCCACCATCCCGTCGTCTGTGAAGGCGCCAGCGCTGACCGCCACGCCACGGTGTACCCGGTCCTGGAGTGCTGTCACCACGTCGGCAGACATCTCAGCAGCTGCTGCGTCCCGTTCTGCCGGTCCAGCCTTGCCGACTGCCGTACCGGGCTCACCGAACGCCAACCCGGCGACGGCACGAGACTGCCGGACCACCTCCTCGTCGGCGGACAGGATCTCGCAGCGGGCATCAGCCACGACAGGGCGGAAGTCAGCGCGCTCCAGCACCAGCAACGGGTGCTCGACGACCGTCAGACCGGCTGCGACCGCAGCGGGTCCTAGCGAGGGACAGGTCTCCACGACCCATTCGAAGCTCAGCGGGATCTCCAGCTCGGCGCACCGCGCCCTTACGAGCTCGATGTCACTCGCCTCGATCGTTACCCCCGACCCGGGCACCGGGCGCGCGTAGTACGGCCAGACCGTCGTACTGCGGAACAACGTGAACGGACCGACCTCTTCGGCGACTGCCCCGGACAGCGGGACCTTGTGCAGGTAGTCGTCAACTCTGGTGATCATCGCGACGCAGTGAATCACCCGGACCGGCCATGCGCCACCGAAATGTCGAAGCGAGCCGCTCGGCTCCGACGTCCCGCCTGCCATCATCGGAGACAGAGGAGTGTCAGATGGAGAAAGTGACGTCAGCAGACGGTACGACGATCGCGTACGACCGGCTCGGGAGCGGGCAGCCGCTGATCCTGGTCGGGGGAGCGCTGTGCGACCGGCACGCGCTGCGGCCTCTGGCCGACGAGCTCGCGAGCGACTTCGACGTGGTCACGTACGACCGCCGCGGACGCGGTGACTCCGGGGACACCGCGCCGTACGCCGTCCAGCGCGAGGTGGAGGACCTGGCCGCGCTGCTGAGCGCCCTCGGCGGTACGGCGGCACTCTACGGGCACTCGTCCGGCGCGGGACTCGCCGCGATCGCCGCGAGCACAGGGCTGCCGTTCACCCGGGTCGTGCTGCACGAGCCGCCGTACGGGCCGGACGACGCGGAGACCTCGGACGACGGCGAGCAGGTGCTCGAACTGAGCCGGGAGGGCCGGAACCAGGAAGCGGTCGAACTGTTCCTGATGATGGCCGGTGTGCCCCAGCCGGAAGCAGTGGAGGTGGCTGCTGCTCCGGGCGTGGCCGAACTGGCCCCGACGCTGGCCTACGAATTCGCCGTCATGGGGCACGGCATCGACCGAGGCAGCACGCCGGTCGCGCTGCTGCGAGCGATCAAGCAGGACACTCTCGTCGTTGCCGGTACCGCCTCAGCGCCGTTCATGGTCGACGCGGCGCACCGCATCGTCGCGATCCTTCCGGCTGCGCGCTACGCCGAGCTCCCCGACCAGCGCCACGTCGTACCGCCGGAGCTGCTCGCCCCGGTGATCACGGCCTTCCTGGGAGGGAGCAGCCTCAGGCGATGATCTCGATCGACACCTTGTCCGGGTAGAACGCGACGTGCTCGCGGATGTCCGCGACCGCGTCGTACGGCTCCTCGTAGGTCCAGACCGCGTTCACGTGGTCGGGGAGGAGCGTGTAGTAGGACGCGTCGCCCTTGTACGGGCAGTAGGTCTGGTGGTCGGTGCGCTCGAGTTGCGTGAAGTCGACGTCCTTGCGCGGGATGTACTGCACCGCGGGGTAGTTCGCTTCCTGCAGCGACAGCGCGTCCCGGGTGTCCGCGACGACCCGGTCACCGACCTTCACGACCACGCGATCCGGGTTCTTCCCCACGGTGATCGGATGGTCCGGCCCAGGAATCTTCACAGTCTTCTCCGCCATGACCACTGACAACCAGGAGCGGCTCGGACGCATTCCCGCATCAGTCGAGCAAGAACGTTCCGCCGGCCGCTTCGGCGACCTCCGGGCCGAGGGCGCGCGCGGGCGTGTAGGCGCCGGCGCGGCCCTCACCGCGAGCCAGTCGTACGGCGATCTCCGCGGCGGAGCTCGTGGTGAACCCCATCGCGTCACCGGTGCGCAGCCAGCCCTCCCGCGTCGTACCGTCCGCCCAGGTCACGACGGCATGCCCCCAGGTGTGCTCGCGCGGTCTCGGCGCCGCCTTCAGTTCGGTCACCGCCAGCCGCCGTACGGCGAACCGCTGCAGCGCCGGGATCTTCAGCAACGCACCGGCGACGGGCAGCACCGCGCGCACCAGCGGCGCCGTGGGAATCAAGGCAGACGTCCCGACAACGCTCGGTGCACCGCTGGCCAGCTGTGCTGCCAGGAGTTCGCCGGTCGCAGCACCCGCGGACTTCACCGTCTGACCGTCCGGCAGTGCGTGCTCGCGGGGATCCGCGGCCAGCCGGGTCCGCACCAGTTGACCGTCCTCGTAGCGCAGACCGCCGGTGGTCAGGCCGGAGACGATCGACTGCGCCAGCGCCTCACCGATCGCTCCGCCGTCGTGGCCCACCGACGGCAGCGCGTCGATCCGCACCGCACTCGGCGTTGGCCGGTCCTGGCACAGCCGCGCGACGACCGCCTCCGTCCCCAGGACACCGAAGCCCGCGCCGGTGACGAACGTGCTGCCGGCCGCGGCCGCCTCCTCGTGCAGGGCGAGCAGTTGCGGCATGGCGACGAGATCGTTGGCCAGGTCAACATAGTGCCCGCCGGGCAGGCAGGCCCGCGCGATCGGGAC includes:
- a CDS encoding saccharopine dehydrogenase NADP-binding domain-containing protein — protein: MTIWILGATGRTGREITARVAALGGTPVLVGRSAERLRKTAADLGLGDAEVLETHQVAEEITRRRPAVVLNTIGGYAETAVPIARACLPGGHYVDLANDLVAMPQLLALHEEAAAAGSTFVTGAGFGVLGTEAVVARLCQDRPTPSAVRIDALPSVGHDGGAIGEALAQSIVSGLTTGGLRYEDGQLVRTRLAADPREHALPDGQTVKSAGAATGELLAAQLASGAPSVVGTSALIPTAPLVRAVLPVAGALLKIPALQRFAVRRLAVTELKAAPRPREHTWGHAVVTWADGTTREGWLRTGDAMGFTTSSAAEIAVRLARGEGRAGAYTPARALGPEVAEAAGGTFLLD